The genomic segment tcccattccctggggacCTGTTCTCATTCCCAGGGATCTGTTCCCATCCCCAGGGATCTGTTCCCATTCCCCGGGGatctgttcccattcccattcctgttccCTGGGGTGCCCTGAGCATGTCCCTTGGGGTCCCCAGACCTGTCACCTCCCCCTGACACTGTCCCCTTGTCCCCACAGGGCCCTGCTGGCTTGGAAGGGCTGGACGGCAAGGATGGGAAGCCAGGGCTGAGGGTGAGGCTCTGGAGCTCTCCGGGTTttggggcaggggacagccacCCTGAACCCCCTCCCAGGACACCCCTAAcccatttctctttctccccaGGGTGACCCTGGTCCCCCAGGGCCACCAGGGATGATGGGTCCTCCGGTGAGTGACACCCCTCCTTGTCACCCCTCCTTGTCACCCCTCCTTGTCATCCTTGCAGCCGAGACCGGGGTCCCCTCAGCCGGGACTGTCCCCCCGTGTGTTcctggggacactgagctgCGGGTGGTGGCCCTGGGCCAGCACTGCAGGGTCAGGgtcacctgctctgctctgctggcaccaCCCTGGGACCCCCACCcagctcttttctctctccagggCTTCAAGGGCAAGACAGGACACCCCGGGCTCCCAGGACCGAAGGTGAGCCATGGTGGCACCCGGGGGTGACACCCCCAAGGCCCTCGGGTCTGGCCAGAGCATCCTGTGTGTTTTGCTCTGCCCCTGATgtcccctctcccttttttaGGGTGACTGTGGCAAACCCGGTCCCCCGGGGAGCACGGGCCGGCCGGGAGCTGAGGTGAGCGAGGGCTGGGTGACCCCCGGGCGGGCTGGAccccccccttcctcctcctcaccttGCCTTCCTCAGGGTGACCCCGGACCCATGGGACCCCAAGGCCggcagggacccccagggctCATCGTAAGTTGGAGACGCGCCCATGGGTGGGGTCTCAGCGGGGACTCGCTCTGGTGCAGGGGGGTGGGGACATGGCCTGTGTCCCCCATCTGAGCCCCCTGTCGttgtccccagggtccccccGGCAGCCCGGGACAGCCGGGCCCCGCTGGCCTCGCTGGAGTGGTGAGTGCTGCCAGGGCCGGAGCCCTCGCTCCGGGATTTGGGGTggagatttgggattttgggatccCCGTTCCCGCCCCGCGCTGATCCCGGCGCTGCCGCCTTCCTCCCGCACGCAGGGGCTGAAGGGCGAGCGCGGCTCCGCGGGGGAGCGGGGTCTGCCGGGAATGCCAGGACagccgggacccccgggacacCCGGGACCACCGGTGAGTGCCACCCGTACCCCGGAGCGCTGGCGACACTGCGGGGTGGCCCCGCGGTGTCACCACCTCACGCTGCCCCTCCTGGAcctggcagggggagcagggagcgGACGGACCCATCGGGAAAGAGGTAGGAGCTGCCTTCcctggacacagggatggatcGTGGCATCCCCTGGCCTggccagggtgtccccagggtggtgACATCCCTGCCACGCTGCTCCCGTTTTCCAGGGACCCCCAGGAAAACCGGGCATGGCGGGACCGGCCGGACAGAAGGTGAGGGGGGCCCGGCTGTGCCACCACGGCCACCGCGGTGTCCCACGGCTGTCCCGGCACGCCGGAGCTGAGCCTTTCTGTCCGCAGGGTGACGCCGGATCCCCCGGCGAGAGGGGATACCCCGGGGAGAAGGGCAGAGCCGGGATGCCCGGGGGGCCGGGGAAAAGCGGCGCCATGGGGCTGGTGGGGCCGCGGGGACCCGCGGGAGAGAGGGGACCCCCGGGCTCACCGGGCCccgcgggcagccccgggctgcCGGGACCACCGGGGATGATGGTAAGGACGGGGGGGCGTGCAGAGGGGCAGGACCCCCGTcccggcggcggggcgcggTGGCCGTGTCCCCTCGCGTGTCCCCTCGTGTCCCCGCAGGGAGATGTGGTCAACTACGACGAGGTGAAGAGGTTCATCCGGCAGGAGCTGAACAAGATGTTTGACGGTAACGGGGCGGGGACGGAGGGTGGGGACGAGGACCGGGGAcccctccccgtgtccccgccgGCGCTGAGCCCGGTCCCTGTCCCCGCAGAGCGGATGGCGTACTACACCTCGCGGCTGCACTTCCCGGTGGAAATGGTGGCATCCCCGGGCAGGCCCGGTCCCCCCGGCAAGGATGGGCTGCCCGGGCGGCCGGGAccccccggctccccggggATGCCGGGGCAGATCGGCAGAGAGGGGCGGCAGGGCGTGCCGGGCATGCGGGGTACGTGCTGCTCCCCGGGGCTCTTCCCGGTGTCCCTGGGGTTCTCCCGGTGCTCCCGGGACGTTCCCGGTGTCCCTGGGGTTCTCCCGGTGCTCCCGGGACGTTCCCGGTGTCCCGGGAGCTTTCCCCGTGTCCTGGGAGTGTCCCCATCAATGTCCCTGTGGTGTTCCCGGTGTCCCCAGGACGTTCCTGGTGCCCCTGGGGTTTTCCCAGTGTCCTCATCATGTTCTTGATGTCCGTGGGGTGTTCCCGTGTCCCCAGGACCTTCCCCGTGTCCCTGGGGCATTTGCAGTGCCCCTGCGGTGTTCTCGGTGTCCCCAGGACATTCCCGGTGTCCCTGGGGCATTCGCAGTGCCCCTGCGGTGTTCCCGGTGTCCCCAGGACATTTCCGGTGTCCCTGGGGCATTCCAGTGTCCCCGGGGTGCTCCCGGTGTCCCTGGGATGTTCCCGGTGTCCCTGGGGCATTCCCGGTGTCCCCGGGAtgttcccagtgtccctggggcattcccagtgtccctggggcattcccggtgtccccagggcatTCCCGGTGTCCATGGGGCATTCCCGGTGTCCCCAGGACATTCCCGGTGTCCCCAGGACATTCCCGGTGTCTCCGGGTCATTCCCGGTGTCCCCGGGTGCTGCGGCCTTGCCGGTGTCTCacccctccccatccccctctcccccaggTGAGCCGGGAGCCAAAGGAGAGAAAGGCGAGAAAGGTGTGGGGCTGATGGGGGACAGCggccccccgggacccccaggTGAGCGCCCCCAGCCCCAAGCTGGGCTTTGCTgccaccccctccccctgccaccccacccctccttctctccctctcttccagGTCCCCAAGGGCCACCGGGCTATGGGAAGATGGGTCCCCCGGGCCCCGTGGGGCAGCAGGGCATCCCCGGCATCCCCGGTCCCCCCGGTGCCACGGGGCAGCCGGGCAAGGCGGGGCACTGCAGCCCGGCCGAGTGCCTGGGCGCCGTGCCCATGGAGCAGCCGCTCTTCCAGCCCAAGAACGTCAAGGGTCCCTTCGGCTGAGGGGTCCCGCACCCCCGCGCCCCCCAGATTTGCTGTTAATATTGTTAATATTGTGTCCCCGctgtgccggggccgtgcccgtcgcggggggctcgggggttGTACAGCTGTGTGGCAATTGTGGGGGCGGGTGGATCCTGCCCCAAAAAATACACCAGTGCTGGTGACCCCCGCGTCCGGCTCCGTGAGTGGGCACGGGGGGCTCtgcctcccctgtcccctgccctgccacccaggggtgctgctcGGGACGGTGCTGAGGCCACTCGGGTTGGGGACGCGGTGGCCCTGAGCTCCCTGTGACCCTGGGACTGAGGGGGGAATCCCAGTCCTGAGGGGGGAATCCCAGTCCTGAGGGGGGAATCCCAGTCCTGATGCCAGGGGGTCCTTGCTGTGTCTCAGGGGCGATCCCAGCCGTGATTTGGGGATATCCCTGCCCCGTTCCTGGGGACACCCCCGCTCTCATCCCAGTCCTGGGTGATCTGGTGGGATCCCAGCCTTGCCTCTGGAGGAATCCCAAACGAATCCCCGTGGACATCCCAGCTCGCGGCTTGTGGAGATTCtaggctgagcccagccctgctcttggGCTGAGCCTGAGCACgcctggaattcctgggaatCCCAGGCcaccatcccagccctgctgctgagggatctcgctcctgctgccaggggaacCCCCGCCCTTATTTTGTGGGGTGGCCAGTCCCATTCCCAGGCTGGCCCTGGCCGCATTCCCGGGCTGATCCCGGATGAGCTCCCGGAGAATTCCAGCCCCGATCCAGGATGAGCTCCCAGAGAATTCCAGCCCGGATCCCGGGGGATCCCCAGAGAATTCCAGCCCCGATTCCGGGTGAGCTCCCGGAGAATTCCAGCCCCGATCCCGGGGGGCTCCCAGAGAATTCCAGCCCCGATCCCGGATGAGCTCCCGGAGAATTCCAGCCCCGATCCCGGATGAGTCCCTGGAGAATTCCAGCCCCGATCCCGGATGAGCTCCCGGAGAATTCCAGCCCCGATCCCGGATGAGCTCCCGGAGAATTCCAGCCCCGatcccggggggctcccggaGAATTCCAGCCCCGatcccggggggctcccggcgCTATCCCCTCTCCCTGTGGGCCCCACCCCTCCCAGGCGCCGTTGCCCCTTTAAGGCCGCCCTCGGGCGCGCGCTTCCCGCGCGTCACCGCTCTGACCCGCCCCGTCCAGGGGGCGTGGTCACCGCCAACGCAGCCAATGTTTGCTGTGTGTTCATGTGACGTCATTAGGGCGTGGCCGGGGCGGAGGAGCCGCTATGGCGTATCCGGGGCAGGTGCGGaaccgggaccgggaccggaACGGGGAGCGGGAGTGACTGCGGGGAttgggaccgggaccgggactgGGACCGGGACCGACACCGAGACTGGGACCGGGACAGGGACCGGGACCCCAATGGGGACCAGGAGTGGCGGCggggaccgggaccgggattgggaccgggaccgggaaTGGGACCGGGACCCCAATGGGGACCAGGAGTGGCGGCggggaccgggaccgggattgggaccgggaccgggaatgggaccgggaccgggaccgcAATGGGGATCAGTAGTGGCGGCGGGGGACAGAGCCGGAACCGGGACCGGCACTGAGACCGGGAATGAGAGTGGGACTGACACCGAGACCGGGACCGGGACTGGGACTGGcaccgggacagggacagggaccggAACCGGCACCGGGACCAGGGGAGtgggagcggcggcggggagcCCGACCGGGACCGGGGGGCGGCGCCAGGGACCGGGATCGCGACTGTGACCAGGACCGGGACTCTGACCGGGGCGGGGATCGCACCGGGGGCCGGGAGAGGCGCGCAGGGGCTCCAGGCTGAGCGACACCAGCTCCGTCCCCGTGCCCGTCTCGGTGCCCGGTGTCCGGTGCCCGCCTCACACCGGCTCTGTCCCCTCCGCAGGGCTTCCCCGGCGCAGGACAGCCCCCCCCGGTCGGCCCCTACCCCGGGGCTCCCTACGGCGGGGGACCACCCCCGGGACCCTACGGGCAGCCCCCACCGGGGGGTCCCTACGGCGGGGGGCCGCCCCCGGGATCCTACGGGCAGCCCCCGCCTGGGGGTCCCTACGGAAGCCCCTACGGTggcccccagcccgggccctacggcggggcagccccgggaggTGAGTGCGGGGCGGTTCCCGGGGCAGAGTTGGGGTCCCCAGCCCGGTGCGGGGTCGGGGGGGCGCTGGGGAATGCCCCGGTCCGGTGCCCGGGGGAGAGGTGGGGGTTGAGGGGGTCCCCGGCTCAGCAGGAGCCACCACGAGAATGAAACTCAGTGTCCCggtttattattttgaaatcgtggaggaggagaaggaagaggaggagggaaaggagaaagaggaggaggggaaaaggagaaaggaggagggaaaaaggaggaagaggaggagggagaaaggagtaagaggaagagggaaaaaggagtaagaggaggaggaagaggagaaagaggaggaggaagtgcCAGGCAGCCCTAAAACTTTACAGCCCGCGTCCGTCTCCCGGTGCTGCCGGGTCTGTGGGGCAGCCCCGCAGCTCCGTGTCCATTCCAGAGCTCCCCCCGGCTCTGatccccagcccatccccagctccagccgtgccctccctgccctgctttcCCGGGGTTTTACGGGGCTGTAAATCCCGTGGGAGGAGAAGCCGTGCCTGGCTCTGGGAGCCGCCCCTGGGGCCAGCCCAGCCCGTGGCTGGTCCGAGGGGAAGGTGGCAGCGCCGATGGCCTCTCCCCACGCAGGGAATGCCCCCCCGGGGGTGGATCCCGAGGCGTTTTCCTGGTTCCAGACGGTGGACACGGATCACAGCGGGTTCATCTCCGTGAAGGAGCTGAAGCAGGCGCTGGTCAACAACAACTGGTCCTCGTTCAACGATGAGACCTGTCTGCTCATGATCAGTGAGTCTGGGGtctccttccccctcttcccTGCCGTTAatctggtttgtttgggtttggggtgaaGCCCACCCCGGCagaattccccttttccctgggcATCGCTCCCGGCTGGAGCCGGGGCTGGGCAAACCGAGCAGCCCCCAGCTCACACGAGTGAAGGGCCCAAAATCCTGCCTGGAAAAggaaatcccagctctgca from the Prinia subflava isolate CZ2003 ecotype Zambia chromosome 24, Cam_Psub_1.2, whole genome shotgun sequence genome contains:
- the PEF1 gene encoding peflin, which produces MAYPGQGFPGAGQPPPVGPYPGAPYGGGPPPGPYGQPPPGGPYGGGPPPGSYGQPPPGGPYGSPYGGPQPGPYGGAAPGGNAPPGVDPEAFSWFQTVDTDHSGFISVKELKQALVNNNWSSFNDETCLLMINMFDKTRSGRIDVYGFSALLRFIQQWRSLFQQYDRDQSGSISFSELQQAFSQMGYNLSLQFSQLLLARYSQRSSSPSIQLDRFIHICMQLQSLTDAFREKDAAQQGSARLSYEDFLTMVVTRML